One genomic window of Pseudomonadota bacterium includes the following:
- a CDS encoding tetratricopeptide repeat protein — protein sequence MADAAPFDYQLSAREPAGLPAAGAAVPALTPQEQADDDDGLDSPTLELLGVEADTPSEPTPWRYGVAAAASGGGASDPESLLQYVERERAAASGAPGRRALIDYERGERLALLDWDASGASERGTRAAPTSAAGLSPAPTATAGELAWRSALDADPSLRPPFWALWRTLTASRRWPELLVLIDERIRYETDGQQRAELFFHKGWLLAEQLAQPAAAAGALRAAWTASDQRWIAPALALEQLGVAQGERSWIEEACRAVASAATDREARAAALRRLAALRREEGPEGAGEALVLLERASSLLEQRLPLLYEREAIAAQAGLQHEQVRALRAVAAALQQEPLPDEGSDRAAASAEAACCLVQAAQLCELTLADTAQAGALLGEARSLLPGDPVVAEACLGFARRQGDWRQVVELLEQRLSCGEGALGEARSLAASWLELAHAQRRVGAGAAAQSALQRARELEPLELSVLVEAEREAIGAGRWSQLVELALAEERAAALARPTDRITRAAILTRAALVAYLHAASPEQAVELCHAALELDPGAEAAQDLLAELLLVSGRHVPLVELWEQQLAGASADRVAAGLEKIADLAAGPLADPRRALDALDRLAPLRRGDHGLTARRLALSERCGEWEGADALLVALAAGASTPREREGHLLHRAWLAAGPLADARRAADRFGEVLDADPTQPYALLAADALLRASGQYAALALRWERAAEVAGDAGQRAMARETLAALYAGPLGQPARAAAQLGQLLREAPRDRHALRALQRAQRAAGRHERWAESLGCELSLIGDPQVAARRTVLAGEACEQAGAAEAAEGHFLQAARLAPGGSATWRAATSALARLRLARGAGAEAAAALSTLAETASTESERALWRAEAAWWGAAPGAETLAGSTPGAPPQEPRPAPALPEAGAALPELWGALLAAGQRRDPGRLSALLHALGDRCDDPVLAKALRRRATRLGRAIDPGAADNAPDNAPDNAPDNAPDNAPDNAPAEAPARAPAEAQANAASGETTEDEGAAGLLERLGDRRTSAAQGAALLGQLAARLHERHRPQLRLSLSLAHELAGQPVAALEAACALLREQPDHLPALLTVQRLLASAGEHEPEARLWLRLARLMRQAPARQDALRRAGAGFERAGLMSAAIATYRALLAETPTDVPLIEHLTGLCKAAGELAQLDDALTLRLGLTLAPAQRLALLLERARLRAQQLSDPRGAARDLLRVLALDAEHAEAWQRLAALADEAGDLARAVSCYQRVLELDGAGEQRPAALLRLIELLVRAGRGAEAAVLCREELQLDPDNVTLLERLARLYREQGEPRQAAETLVRLIDHSAAAPRVQAEALGRLSQLRAQALGEPARAIEDLMRALELDPTSTSLLAQVHHLLPEALNSAAPNTDAPSWVFFGTWAATFAERLRELIRHDPARPEAYRALFELALRLEDLPLQQAAAAALEVLGAATEAERACLVGSERRGGAALLIGRLEPADWSQLQPAAGRGAYGELWRLLVPALPVLFPEHLPHDAAQLACGRLTPLHAADALPLTRFVAQAAASLGVEVGALRVSAQAGDRVLALHGTAPLLVLGEALLANDTPQQRCRVGRWLGLLREQATAFASLTPEELRLAMAAIIYGVEAGTGFGLARERVAAAARILRKRLGRRTRRALPLAVQHVLQRGGSFEHWRQAVETTVDRCGLVLGGELGEALVQLATERPSAAGAGLGTLPESASEHDRSERARRLGLLTFSVSSELLELRAKLLGAGRLS from the coding sequence ATGGCAGACGCGGCCCCGTTCGATTACCAGCTCAGCGCGCGTGAGCCCGCGGGCTTACCAGCAGCGGGCGCCGCGGTGCCTGCACTGACGCCACAAGAACAAGCAGACGACGACGACGGGCTTGACAGCCCGACGCTCGAGCTTCTCGGCGTCGAGGCCGACACGCCGAGCGAGCCGACGCCCTGGCGCTATGGCGTCGCTGCCGCGGCGAGCGGGGGCGGCGCCAGCGACCCAGAGAGCCTGCTGCAGTACGTGGAGCGCGAGCGTGCCGCCGCCAGCGGTGCGCCGGGACGACGCGCGCTGATCGACTACGAGCGCGGTGAGCGTCTGGCGCTCTTGGACTGGGATGCGAGCGGCGCGAGTGAGCGCGGGACGCGCGCAGCTCCCACGTCCGCGGCCGGTTTGTCGCCCGCGCCGACAGCGACGGCCGGGGAGTTGGCCTGGCGCAGTGCGCTGGATGCCGATCCGAGCCTTCGACCGCCCTTCTGGGCGCTTTGGCGCACGCTAACGGCGTCGCGCCGTTGGCCGGAGTTGCTCGTCTTGATCGACGAGCGGATCCGTTACGAGACCGACGGCCAGCAGCGCGCGGAGCTGTTCTTTCATAAGGGGTGGCTGCTCGCTGAGCAACTTGCCCAGCCGGCGGCGGCGGCAGGCGCGCTGCGCGCCGCCTGGACCGCGAGCGACCAGCGCTGGATCGCGCCGGCGCTGGCGCTCGAACAGCTGGGTGTGGCTCAGGGCGAGAGGTCCTGGATCGAGGAGGCGTGTCGGGCGGTGGCGAGCGCGGCGACCGACCGCGAGGCCCGGGCCGCGGCGCTGCGGCGGCTGGCGGCGCTGCGGCGCGAGGAGGGACCGGAAGGGGCCGGCGAGGCGCTCGTCCTGCTCGAGCGCGCGAGCAGCCTGCTGGAGCAGCGCTTGCCGCTGCTCTATGAGCGCGAGGCGATCGCCGCGCAGGCGGGGCTGCAGCACGAGCAGGTGCGCGCGCTGAGGGCGGTCGCCGCGGCCCTGCAGCAAGAGCCGCTGCCTGACGAAGGCAGCGATCGCGCGGCGGCCAGCGCAGAGGCAGCTTGCTGCCTGGTGCAAGCGGCGCAGCTCTGTGAGCTCACCCTCGCCGACACCGCCCAGGCGGGCGCACTCCTGGGGGAGGCGCGCTCACTGCTGCCCGGCGATCCCGTGGTCGCCGAGGCCTGCCTGGGCTTCGCGCGGCGACAGGGCGATTGGCGGCAGGTCGTTGAGCTGCTCGAGCAGCGCTTATCCTGCGGCGAGGGTGCCCTTGGCGAGGCGCGCTCGTTGGCTGCGAGCTGGCTCGAGCTGGCGCATGCGCAGCGGCGCGTGGGTGCGGGGGCCGCGGCGCAGTCCGCGTTGCAGCGCGCGCGGGAGCTCGAGCCGCTCGAGTTGAGCGTGCTGGTGGAGGCCGAGCGCGAGGCGATTGGCGCCGGACGCTGGTCGCAGTTGGTCGAGCTGGCGCTGGCCGAGGAGCGCGCGGCCGCGCTCGCGCGGCCCACCGATCGGATCACACGCGCCGCGATCCTGACGCGCGCCGCCCTCGTGGCCTATTTGCACGCGGCGAGCCCAGAGCAGGCCGTCGAGCTCTGTCATGCCGCGCTCGAGCTCGACCCCGGGGCGGAGGCGGCGCAGGACCTGCTCGCCGAGCTGCTCTTGGTCAGCGGACGCCACGTGCCGCTGGTCGAGCTTTGGGAGCAGCAACTCGCCGGCGCGAGCGCGGACCGCGTGGCCGCTGGGCTCGAGAAGATCGCCGACCTGGCGGCCGGGCCGCTGGCGGATCCGCGGCGTGCACTCGACGCGCTCGATCGGCTGGCGCCGCTGCGCCGTGGCGATCACGGCCTGACGGCGCGCAGGCTCGCGCTGAGCGAGCGCTGCGGCGAGTGGGAAGGGGCTGACGCGCTGCTCGTCGCGCTGGCGGCCGGCGCGAGCACGCCGCGCGAGCGTGAGGGGCACCTCTTGCACCGGGCGTGGCTCGCCGCGGGCCCACTCGCCGATGCGCGGCGCGCGGCCGATCGCTTTGGCGAGGTGTTGGACGCCGATCCGACGCAGCCCTACGCGTTGCTCGCTGCGGATGCCTTGCTGCGTGCCAGCGGGCAATACGCGGCACTGGCGCTCCGCTGGGAGCGCGCGGCCGAAGTTGCTGGCGACGCCGGGCAGCGCGCGATGGCCCGTGAGACGCTGGCCGCGCTCTACGCCGGACCCCTCGGCCAGCCCGCGCGCGCCGCCGCGCAGCTCGGTCAGTTGCTGCGCGAAGCGCCGCGGGACCGACACGCGCTGCGCGCGCTTCAGCGGGCGCAGCGCGCCGCTGGCCGCCACGAGCGTTGGGCCGAGAGCTTGGGCTGCGAGCTCTCACTGATCGGCGATCCGCAGGTCGCGGCGCGGCGCACCGTCCTGGCCGGCGAGGCCTGCGAGCAGGCCGGGGCCGCGGAAGCGGCAGAAGGGCATTTCCTACAGGCGGCGCGCTTGGCGCCCGGCGGCAGCGCGACCTGGCGCGCGGCGACGAGCGCGCTCGCGCGGCTCCGCCTGGCACGTGGGGCAGGAGCCGAGGCCGCCGCGGCGCTCAGCACGCTAGCCGAGACCGCCTCGACGGAGTCGGAGCGGGCGCTCTGGCGCGCTGAGGCCGCGTGGTGGGGTGCGGCGCCGGGGGCGGAGACGCTCGCAGGCTCGACGCCAGGCGCGCCGCCGCAGGAGCCACGGCCGGCGCCCGCGTTGCCGGAGGCGGGGGCGGCGTTGCCAGAGCTCTGGGGTGCGCTGCTTGCTGCGGGCCAGCGCCGCGATCCTGGCCGCCTCAGCGCCCTGCTTCACGCCCTGGGCGATCGCTGCGACGACCCGGTCCTGGCCAAGGCGCTGCGCAGGCGCGCGACCCGCTTGGGGCGAGCCATCGATCCCGGCGCTGCGGACAATGCGCCGGACAATGCGCCGGACAATGCGCCGGACAATGCGCCGGACAATGCGCCGGACAATGCGCCGGCTGAAGCGCCGGCCCGTGCGCCCGCCGAAGCGCAGGCCAATGCGGCCAGTGGCGAGACGACGGAGGACGAGGGTGCTGCCGGGCTGCTCGAGCGGCTGGGGGATCGACGTACCTCTGCCGCGCAGGGGGCTGCGTTGCTTGGGCAACTCGCCGCGCGGCTGCACGAGCGACATCGACCTCAGCTTCGGCTCAGTCTTAGTCTGGCCCACGAGCTCGCGGGTCAGCCGGTCGCGGCGCTCGAAGCGGCGTGCGCCTTGTTGCGCGAACAGCCCGATCACCTGCCCGCGCTGCTGACCGTGCAGCGCCTGTTGGCCAGCGCCGGGGAGCACGAGCCCGAAGCGCGGCTGTGGCTGCGTCTGGCGCGCCTGATGCGTCAGGCGCCCGCGCGGCAGGATGCGCTGCGTCGAGCCGGCGCCGGCTTTGAGCGCGCGGGTCTGATGTCCGCCGCGATCGCGACCTACCGCGCGCTACTCGCGGAGACGCCGACTGATGTGCCGCTGATCGAGCACCTCACGGGGCTCTGCAAGGCAGCCGGCGAGCTCGCGCAGCTCGACGACGCGCTGACGCTGCGGCTGGGCCTGACGCTCGCGCCCGCGCAGCGCCTCGCCCTCTTGCTCGAACGGGCCCGCCTGCGCGCGCAGCAGCTCTCTGACCCGCGAGGGGCCGCGCGCGATCTGCTGCGCGTCCTCGCGCTCGATGCCGAGCACGCGGAAGCCTGGCAGCGCCTCGCCGCGCTAGCAGACGAGGCTGGCGACCTGGCCCGCGCCGTCAGTTGCTATCAGCGCGTGCTCGAGTTGGACGGGGCAGGCGAGCAACGCCCAGCGGCGCTGCTGCGACTGATTGAGTTGCTGGTGCGCGCCGGCCGTGGCGCGGAGGCGGCGGTCCTCTGTCGCGAAGAACTGCAGCTCGACCCCGACAATGTCACCTTGCTCGAGCGCCTGGCGCGGCTTTACCGCGAGCAAGGGGAACCGCGGCAGGCCGCCGAGACGCTGGTGCGGCTGATCGACCACAGCGCCGCCGCGCCACGGGTTCAGGCCGAGGCCCTTGGGCGCCTGAGTCAGCTGCGTGCCCAGGCGTTGGGGGAGCCCGCGCGCGCGATCGAGGACCTCATGCGCGCCCTCGAACTCGACCCGACCAGCACCTCGCTGCTGGCCCAGGTGCATCACCTGCTGCCCGAGGCGCTCAATAGCGCTGCGCCGAATACGGATGCTCCCAGTTGGGTTTTCTTCGGCACCTGGGCCGCGACCTTCGCCGAGCGGCTGCGCGAGCTGATCCGCCACGATCCCGCGCGTCCCGAGGCGTACCGCGCGCTCTTCGAGCTGGCGCTGCGGCTGGAGGACCTCCCGCTGCAGCAGGCGGCCGCGGCCGCGCTCGAGGTCCTCGGCGCCGCCACCGAGGCGGAGCGCGCCTGCCTGGTTGGCTCGGAGCGGAGGGGCGGCGCTGCGCTGCTGATCGGTCGACTCGAGCCCGCAGATTGGTCGCAGCTGCAGCCGGCGGCAGGTCGCGGGGCCTATGGCGAGCTCTGGCGTTTGTTGGTACCGGCGCTGCCGGTACTCTTTCCGGAGCACCTGCCCCACGACGCGGCGCAGCTCGCCTGCGGCCGGTTGACTCCGCTGCACGCGGCGGACGCGCTGCCGCTGACGCGCTTTGTGGCGCAGGCCGCCGCGTCCCTCGGCGTCGAGGTCGGAGCGCTGCGGGTCAGCGCGCAGGCCGGCGATCGGGTCCTCGCGTTGCACGGCACGGCGCCGCTGCTGGTGCTCGGCGAGGCGCTGTTGGCCAACGACACGCCGCAGCAGCGCTGTCGCGTCGGCCGCTGGCTCGGGCTGCTCCGCGAGCAGGCGACTGCCTTTGCCAGCCTGACGCCTGAGGAGCTGCGCTTGGCGATGGCGGCGATCATCTATGGCGTCGAGGCCGGTACGGGCTTCGGCTTGGCGCGAGAACGCGTGGCCGCGGCCGCGCGGATTTTGCGCAAGCGACTCGGGCGGCGCACCCGACGTGCGCTGCCGCTGGCCGTGCAGCACGTGCTCCAGCGCGGCGGAAGCTTCGAGCACTGGCGACAGGCGGTAGAGACGACGGTCGATCGTTGCGGCCTCGTCCTCGGCGGCGAGCTTGGAGAGGCGCTGGTGCAGCTCGCGACGGAGCGGCCGAGCGCGGCCGGCGCTGGTCTCGGCACCCTGCCGGAGAGCGCCTCCGAGCACGATCGCTCGGAGCGAGCGCGGCGCCTCGGCTTGCTGACCTTCTCGGTGAGCAGCGAGCTGCTCGAGCTGAGGGCCAAGCTGCTCGGCGCTGGTCGCCTGTCGTGA
- a CDS encoding hemolysin III family protein codes for MKQRVSPTESVVASGQRAHSYTRGEELAASLTHGIGTALAIVGLIVVVGRAARHGGRLQVLSTAVYGLTLVLLYLASTLYHAIERPSAKRVLKLLDHMGVYLLIAGTYTPFTLITLRGRWGWIIFGTIWGLAALGIALEACWVLRPRWVSAVVYVAMGWIMLLALRPLVANLASKGLWLLFSGGAAYTLGTIFYVWTRVRYMHALWHLWVIAGSAFHFFAILDYVVGPAPGGG; via the coding sequence ATGAAGCAGCGCGTTTCACCGACCGAGAGCGTGGTGGCCAGCGGGCAACGAGCTCACAGTTACACCCGCGGTGAGGAGCTCGCGGCGAGCCTCACCCATGGCATCGGTACCGCGCTGGCGATCGTCGGCCTGATCGTCGTCGTCGGTCGGGCGGCGCGCCACGGGGGTAGGCTGCAGGTCCTGAGCACGGCGGTCTACGGCCTGACGCTGGTGCTGCTCTACTTGGCCTCGACGCTCTATCACGCGATTGAGCGGCCCAGCGCGAAGCGCGTGCTCAAGCTCCTCGATCACATGGGGGTCTACCTCCTGATCGCCGGGACCTACACGCCCTTCACCCTGATTACGCTGCGCGGACGCTGGGGCTGGATCATTTTCGGCACGATCTGGGGCCTCGCAGCCCTGGGCATCGCGCTGGAGGCCTGTTGGGTGCTCCGACCGCGCTGGGTCTCTGCGGTGGTCTACGTCGCCATGGGGTGGATCATGCTGCTCGCCCTGCGGCCCTTGGTGGCGAACCTGGCCAGCAAGGGGCTTTGGCTGCTCTTCAGCGGCGGTGCTGCCTACACGCTGGGGACGATCTTCTACGTCTGGACTCGCGTCAGGTACATGCACGCGCTCTGGCATCTATGGGTGATCGCCGGCAGCGCCTTCCACTTCTTCGCCATTCTCGACTACGTCGTGGGCCCCGCGCCGGGCGGCGGCTGA
- a CDS encoding PEGA domain-containing protein encodes MSARHHSTDAPEGDRRAGPAVGAPRGRRRATLGALTLAALGLTLSACATPAAPSKDRSVLVRVVTYPRARSTAQALARHAYLRLQTQEAGVALRAQALTETTRQTPASEARAQALTALQRARDEYRKLRFHQALETLAGPLALLPTLAVAPDDHRLLAALLLRGALCELALSRAEAARASIAKAIHLGFEQATAGEYSPEVEAVIDEVRQALARGKPRRLRATTRPAGAVIAIDGKRLGPTPLKLELLPGPHLVRAEHHGFYPKTAWWTVRPAAAGEAQQRALILAPLAPADAARALLAELDARRDRSADDPSADPALLASVLGPARAVITRTGSAPALNARLLWTGTPEAAPAIRACSGANATALAACLGPELYALASGQQLPAQRRSHAGARPFYRRWWFWALVAAGAGGATAGIWLGARDPSGVNLDFRPAR; translated from the coding sequence ATGAGCGCGCGTCACCACAGCACCGACGCGCCAGAGGGCGACCGGCGCGCCGGCCCCGCGGTCGGGGCCCCACGCGGTCGGCGCAGGGCAACGCTGGGAGCCCTCACGCTGGCCGCGCTTGGCCTCACCCTGAGCGCCTGCGCGACACCCGCCGCGCCATCCAAGGATCGAAGCGTCCTGGTGCGCGTGGTGACCTATCCCCGCGCCCGCTCCACGGCCCAGGCGCTCGCGCGGCATGCCTACCTCCGCCTGCAGACCCAGGAGGCAGGGGTCGCCCTGCGCGCGCAGGCGCTCACCGAGACGACGCGCCAGACCCCCGCCTCGGAGGCCCGCGCCCAGGCGCTCACGGCGCTGCAGCGCGCGCGCGACGAGTACCGCAAGCTCCGCTTTCACCAGGCGCTGGAAACGCTCGCGGGGCCACTCGCCCTGCTCCCCACCCTCGCCGTGGCGCCCGACGATCATCGCTTGCTCGCGGCGTTGTTGCTCCGCGGCGCGCTCTGCGAATTGGCGCTCTCGCGCGCCGAGGCAGCGCGAGCGTCGATCGCCAAGGCGATCCACCTCGGCTTCGAGCAGGCCACGGCCGGCGAATACTCGCCCGAGGTCGAGGCAGTGATCGACGAGGTGCGGCAGGCGCTGGCCCGCGGCAAGCCACGCCGACTGCGCGCGACCACGCGTCCCGCCGGTGCGGTGATCGCGATCGACGGCAAGCGACTGGGTCCGACGCCGCTCAAGCTGGAGCTGCTTCCGGGGCCGCATCTCGTGCGCGCCGAGCACCACGGCTTCTACCCCAAGACCGCGTGGTGGACAGTGCGGCCCGCCGCCGCCGGCGAGGCGCAGCAGCGCGCGCTGATCCTGGCGCCGCTCGCACCGGCCGACGCGGCCAGGGCGCTGCTCGCCGAGCTGGACGCGCGCCGGGATCGCAGCGCGGACGATCCAAGCGCCGACCCTGCCCTGCTGGCCAGCGTCCTCGGCCCAGCGCGCGCCGTGATCACGCGCACAGGCTCAGCGCCCGCGCTGAACGCGCGGCTGCTGTGGACCGGCACCCCCGAGGCTGCACCCGCCATCCGCGCGTGCAGCGGCGCCAACGCCACGGCGCTGGCCGCCTGCCTCGGGCCGGAGCTCTACGCGCTCGCCAGCGGCCAACAGCTGCCGGCGCAGCGGCGGAGCCACGCCGGCGCTCGGCCCTTCTATCGCCGCTGGTGGTTTTGGGCACTCGTGGCCGCGGGCGCGGGCGGCGCCACCGCTGGCATCTGGCTCGGCGCGCGCGACCCCAGCGGCGTCAATCTCGACTTCCGCCCCGCGCGTTGA
- a CDS encoding sigma 54-dependent Fis family transcriptional regulator: protein MSDTSDTSNTSDTSDTGKERTLGGPGGAEGCGGTLIISDGGGHLRRQVDQYRLVGPGVDRCISAPALRLGSHPSNDLILADASVSRLHATIEAGPAGYTLRDLDSTNGSWIEGVRVQRAYLPPRALLRFGQSTLHFTLTGEKSTLAGSDQEEFHGVIGRSPAMRELFAVLARVAPTDATILLEGESGTGKELVTSAIHRASRRATGPLVVFDCAAMPAPLVESELFGHERGAFTGAATRYQGQVREADGGTLFLDEIGELPRELQPKLLRVLETRQVRPLGSNTTYPVDLRLVAATNRDLAREVNRGNFREDLYYRLAVVQLKLPPLRERQGDLPLLVRRFVQRVLEKEPARANELLRGISDEHWRQLELLRWPGNVRELRNFIERTLIISGGPTGATAWPGPLAGEAPGRAALPNAPEATDAVALDRPFAELKAEKVASFERAYLLGQLARHDQNVSAAARAAGLDRMSFKRLLAKYR, encoded by the coding sequence ATGAGCGACACCAGCGACACCAGCAACACCAGCGACACCAGCGACACCGGCAAAGAGCGGACCCTTGGCGGGCCCGGCGGCGCGGAGGGCTGCGGCGGCACGCTGATCATCAGCGATGGCGGCGGGCATTTGCGACGCCAGGTCGATCAGTATCGCCTCGTCGGCCCCGGGGTCGACCGCTGCATCAGCGCCCCGGCGCTGCGCCTCGGATCGCATCCGAGCAATGACCTGATCCTCGCCGATGCGAGCGTCTCCCGCCTCCACGCGACCATCGAGGCTGGGCCCGCCGGCTACACCCTGCGCGATCTCGACAGCACCAATGGCAGCTGGATCGAGGGCGTCCGCGTGCAGCGCGCCTACCTGCCGCCACGCGCGCTGCTGCGCTTCGGACAATCCACGCTGCACTTCACGCTCACCGGCGAGAAGTCCACCTTGGCCGGCAGCGACCAGGAGGAGTTCCATGGCGTGATCGGTCGCTCGCCGGCGATGCGCGAGCTCTTCGCGGTGCTGGCGCGCGTCGCGCCGACCGACGCCACGATCCTGCTCGAGGGCGAGAGCGGCACGGGCAAGGAGCTGGTGACCTCGGCGATCCACCGCGCCAGCCGGCGCGCCACCGGTCCGCTGGTGGTCTTCGACTGCGCCGCGATGCCGGCGCCGCTGGTCGAGAGCGAGCTCTTCGGCCACGAGCGCGGGGCCTTCACCGGTGCGGCCACCCGCTACCAGGGGCAGGTCCGCGAGGCCGACGGAGGGACGCTCTTTCTCGACGAGATCGGCGAGCTGCCGCGCGAGCTGCAGCCCAAGCTGCTGCGCGTGCTGGAGACGCGGCAGGTGCGACCACTCGGGTCGAACACCACCTACCCCGTCGATCTGCGGCTCGTGGCCGCGACCAACCGCGACCTCGCGCGCGAGGTCAACCGGGGTAACTTCCGCGAGGATCTCTACTACCGGCTGGCGGTGGTGCAGCTCAAGCTCCCCCCCCTGCGCGAGCGCCAGGGCGATCTCCCCCTGCTGGTGCGCCGCTTCGTCCAGCGCGTGCTCGAGAAGGAGCCGGCGCGCGCCAATGAGCTGCTGCGAGGCATTTCGGACGAGCATTGGCGCCAACTCGAGCTGCTGCGCTGGCCCGGCAACGTGCGCGAGCTGCGCAACTTCATCGAGCGCACCCTGATCATCAGCGGTGGACCGACCGGCGCCACGGCCTGGCCCGGGCCGCTGGCTGGCGAGGCCCCGGGGCGGGCGGCCCTCCCGAACGCGCCTGAGGCCACGGACGCCGTGGCACTGGACCGCCCCTTCGCCGAGCTGAAGGCGGAAAAGGTGGCCAGCTTCGAGCGCGCCTATCTGCTGGGCCAGCTCGCACGGCATGACCAAAACGTCTCGGCTGCCGCCCGCGCCGCCGGCCTCGACCGGATGAGCTTCAAGCGCCTCCTCGCAAAATACCGCTGA
- a CDS encoding histone deacetylase family protein — MFRIRLLSHDDIPSSRAAIAHVQDILRGQFPALRETDVKKLPDQLRDPIKYRLRSLLFVAEGPRREVRGFALINHAPDLDFCYLDYIASKKGITGAGIGGALYQRVRQEAASLRSVGLFFECLPDDPALSRAPEILKQNVARLRFYEGYGARPITGTLYETPLRPEDDNPPYLVFDPLGSAKRLRAETARTIVRAILERKYGARCPPGYIDKVVASIKDDPVRIRAPRYVRKEPEPVRREVVPADKRIVLVVTDQHAIHHVHDRGYVQSPVRIRSILKELERTDLFRRVAPRHFSERHIRAIHDPALIDYLRKACANLKPGGSIYPYVFPIRNATRPPKELPYRAGYYCIDTFTPINQNAFVAAKRAVDCALTAASSIVDGARIAYALVRPPGHHAERRSFGGFCYFNSAAIAAHHLSALGKVAILDLDYHHGNGHQDIFYERSDVLTISIHGHPRFAYPFFSGFEEERGTGAGLGSNINFPLPETITPSRYQEVLAQALHRIRRHKPTTLVVALGLDTAKNDPTGTWSLLAKDFLENGAAVGKLDLPTLVVQEGGYDNRVLGRNARHFFAGLWSAAYGQDAASFIAAGRSK, encoded by the coding sequence ATGTTCCGCATCCGCCTGCTCTCCCACGACGACATCCCCAGCAGCCGTGCGGCGATCGCGCACGTGCAGGACATCCTGCGCGGCCAGTTTCCGGCGCTGCGTGAGACGGATGTCAAGAAGCTTCCCGACCAGCTCCGCGATCCGATCAAGTACCGTCTTCGCTCGCTGCTCTTCGTTGCGGAGGGGCCGCGGCGCGAGGTGCGGGGCTTTGCCCTGATCAACCACGCGCCCGATCTCGACTTCTGCTACCTCGACTACATCGCCAGCAAGAAGGGCATCACCGGCGCTGGCATCGGCGGCGCGCTCTATCAGCGGGTACGGCAGGAGGCCGCCAGCCTGCGCTCCGTCGGCCTCTTCTTCGAGTGCCTGCCGGATGATCCGGCGTTGAGCCGGGCGCCCGAGATCCTGAAGCAGAACGTCGCCCGCCTGCGCTTCTACGAGGGCTACGGGGCACGTCCGATCACTGGGACGCTCTACGAGACGCCGCTGCGCCCGGAGGACGACAATCCGCCCTACCTGGTCTTCGACCCGCTGGGCTCCGCCAAGCGGCTGCGCGCGGAGACGGCCCGCACCATCGTGCGGGCGATCCTCGAGCGCAAGTATGGGGCGCGCTGCCCGCCCGGCTATATCGATAAGGTGGTCGCTTCGATCAAGGACGATCCGGTGCGGATCCGCGCGCCGCGCTACGTGCGCAAGGAGCCCGAGCCGGTGCGCCGCGAGGTCGTGCCCGCCGATAAGAGAATCGTGCTGGTGGTCACCGACCAACACGCGATCCACCACGTCCACGATCGCGGCTACGTCCAGTCGCCGGTGCGCATCCGCAGTATCCTCAAGGAGCTCGAGCGCACCGATCTCTTCCGGCGGGTGGCGCCGCGGCACTTCTCGGAGCGCCACATCCGCGCGATCCACGACCCCGCCCTGATCGATTACCTGCGCAAGGCCTGCGCGAACCTCAAGCCGGGCGGGTCGATCTACCCCTACGTCTTCCCGATCCGCAACGCCACGCGGCCGCCGAAGGAGCTGCCTTACCGCGCGGGTTACTACTGCATCGACACCTTCACCCCGATCAACCAAAACGCCTTCGTCGCGGCCAAGCGCGCGGTCGACTGCGCGCTGACCGCCGCGAGCAGCATCGTCGACGGCGCACGCATCGCCTATGCGCTGGTGCGACCGCCCGGTCACCATGCGGAGCGGCGCTCGTTTGGCGGGTTCTGCTACTTCAACTCGGCGGCGATCGCCGCGCACCACCTCAGCGCGCTCGGCAAGGTGGCGATCTTGGACCTCGACTACCACCACGGCAACGGGCATCAGGACATCTTCTACGAGCGGAGCGACGTGCTCACGATCTCGATTCATGGCCATCCGCGCTTTGCCTACCCTTTCTTCTCGGGCTTCGAGGAGGAGCGCGGCACGGGCGCGGGCCTGGGCTCGAACATCAACTTCCCCTTGCCGGAGACGATCACGCCGAGCCGCTATCAAGAGGTGTTGGCGCAGGCGCTGCACCGCATCCGGCGGCATAAGCCGACGACCCTGGTGGTCGCGCTGGGCCTCGACACGGCGAAGAACGATCCAACCGGGACCTGGAGCCTGCTGGCGAAGGATTTCCTCGAGAACGGCGCGGCCGTCGGCAAGCTCGACCTGCCGACGCTGGTGGTGCAGGAGGGCGGCTACGACAATCGCGTGCTCGGGCGCAACGCGCGGCACTTCTTCGCCGGGCTGTGGAGCGCCGCCTATGGGCAGGACGCCGCTTCCTTCATCGCCGCGGGGCGCAGCAAGTAG